In Niveispirillum cyanobacteriorum, the following proteins share a genomic window:
- a CDS encoding P-II family nitrogen regulator, protein MKLVVAIIKPFKLDEVREALTGLGIQGLTVSEVKGFGRQKGQTEIYRGAEYSVSFLPKVKVEVAVTDELSDSVVDAIQKAANTGRIGDGKIFVLDVVQTVRIRTGEQNGDAL, encoded by the coding sequence ATGAAGCTCGTCGTGGCCATCATCAAGCCGTTCAAGCTGGACGAGGTGCGCGAGGCCCTGACGGGACTTGGCATCCAGGGCCTGACCGTCTCGGAGGTGAAGGGGTTCGGTCGCCAGAAGGGCCAGACCGAGATTTATCGCGGCGCTGAATATTCCGTCAGCTTCCTGCCCAAGGTGAAGGTGGAAGTAGCCGTTACGGATGAACTGTCGGACAGCGTGGTTGACGCCATCCAGAAGGCCGCCAATACCGGCCGCATTGGTGACGGCAAGATTTTCGTCCTGGATGTGGTGCAAACCGTGCGCATCCGTACGGGCGAACAGAATGGCGACGCCCTGTAA